Proteins encoded by one window of Patescibacteria group bacterium:
- the secE gene encoding preprotein translocase subunit SecE, producing the protein MNSLTKFLKEVRQEMKKVVWPSKDEAIKLTAIVLGVVIFIGLYIAFLDYIFSRLIRLAVTKS; encoded by the coding sequence ATGAATTCGCTAACCAAATTCTTAAAAGAAGTAAGGCAGGAGATGAAGAAGGTAGTTTGGCCTTCGAAAGATGAGGCTATAAAACTTACAGCTATAGTTTTGGGAGTAGTTATTTTTATTGGTTTGTATATTGCATTCTTGGACTACATTTTTAGTAGACTCATTCGGCTAGCAGTAACTAAGAGTTGA
- the nusG gene encoding transcription termination/antitermination protein NusG, with protein sequence MMDENKAQWYVVHTYSGHEKRVAETLRQKVEALDLEEKFEEILIPTRDKIVASGGERKEVEERLFPGYLLLHMVMDDETWPVVRNTAGVTGFVGASGKPIPLPKQEVEGVKQFMELDQPKVDVKFKKGDSVKINDGPFADFVGEVQEIDEDKGRLKVLVSIFGRETPVDLDFLQVEPL encoded by the coding sequence ATGATGGATGAAAATAAAGCCCAGTGGTATGTAGTTCATACCTATTCGGGGCACGAAAAGAGAGTTGCCGAAACTTTGCGACAAAAAGTGGAAGCTTTAGACTTGGAGGAAAAGTTCGAGGAAATTCTTATTCCCACGCGTGATAAGATTGTTGCTTCTGGTGGCGAAAGAAAGGAAGTGGAAGAAAGGTTATTTCCAGGTTACTTACTTTTGCACATGGTGATGGACGATGAAACATGGCCAGTTGTTCGTAATACAGCTGGCGTTACTGGTTTTGTTGGTGCCTCAGGCAAGCCTATACCTTTGCCTAAGCAAGAAGTGGAGGGGGTCAAGCAATTTATGGAGCTAGATCAGCCGAAAGTGGATGTCAAGTTTAAGAAAGGCGACAGTGTTAAGATCAACGATGGCCCCTTCGCAGATTTTGTGGGTGAAGTGCAAGAGATTGATGAGGATAAAGGTCGGTTAAAGGTGCTTGTTTCTATATTTGGTCGGGAAACGCCAGTAGACCTAGATTTCTTGCAAGTCGAACCTTTATAG
- a CDS encoding GxxExxY protein, producing MADLIYPELSYEIVGVLFDVYNKLGSSYKEKYYQRAVGKLLLNKGFDIKRELKADLEIQGEQIGYYFLNFLVEGLIVLELKAKPRMSKQDFKQVQSYLGTTGLKLGILANFGRPEGLNFYRVLNSSYSLFTGKYED from the coding sequence ATGGCGGATTTAATATATCCTGAGCTCAGTTACGAAATCGTAGGTGTACTTTTTGATGTATATAATAAATTAGGAAGTTCCTACAAGGAGAAATATTATCAGCGTGCCGTAGGAAAGCTCCTCCTTAATAAGGGTTTTGATATTAAACGGGAGTTGAAAGCCGATTTGGAAATACAAGGTGAACAGATAGGGTATTATTTTCTGAATTTCCTTGTAGAAGGGCTAATAGTTTTGGAACTGAAGGCAAAACCGCGCATGAGTAAACAAGATTTTAAGCAGGTGCAATCGTATTTGGGTACTACAGGTTTAAAGTTGGGTATTTTAGCAAATTTTGGTCGTCCGGAAGGTTTAAATTTTTACAGAGTTTTGAATTCTTCGTATAGTTTGTTTACGGGAAAGTACGAAGATTAG
- the rplK gene encoding 50S ribosomal protein L11, producing MPKEKEAVVKLNIPAGKATPAPPIGPALGQYGVSLMDFCKEYNKRTQDMGDVVVPAVITIYKDRSFDFVVKTPPASELLKKAAGIEKGSGEPHKEKVGTVTRSQLKEIAERKMKDLSARDLESAAKIIEGTAKQMGLEIVEK from the coding sequence ATGCCAAAGGAAAAAGAGGCAGTTGTAAAACTTAATATACCTGCTGGAAAAGCTACTCCAGCTCCTCCTATTGGTCCTGCTTTGGGTCAGTACGGTGTTTCGCTTATGGATTTTTGTAAAGAATATAATAAGCGTACCCAGGACATGGGAGACGTGGTGGTTCCCGCTGTAATAACTATTTATAAGGATCGTAGCTTTGATTTTGTTGTAAAGACTCCGCCTGCTTCTGAGCTTCTAAAGAAAGCAGCAGGAATTGAAAAAGGTTCTGGCGAGCCGCACAAAGAAAAGGTGGGTACAGTCACACGAAGTCAATTAAAGGAAATTGCAGAACGGAAGATGAAAGACCTGAGTGCAAGAGACCTAGAGTCTGCGGCAAAGATAATTGAAGGTACAGCAAAACAAATGGGTTTGGAAATAGTTGAGAAATAA